In Excalfactoria chinensis isolate bCotChi1 chromosome 5, bCotChi1.hap2, whole genome shotgun sequence, a single genomic region encodes these proteins:
- the LOC140253434 gene encoding uncharacterized protein: MAEDSPKRRKANFNEAETEVLIEQVLKHERLLFAAGPGRASPGQKRKVWELIRHKVNPVAACPRDVEDLKKRWRDLKRRDRSKLCRLSQGSGPPGPAAALGLLLAPEELPPGAAPARRHHHHHQHLPPRAYGSLLHAEAVPIVGGIDTLELPGAAVGEMGFNDDPGPSHQPSLEKMNLKEEIVVKVVEPEESSEDMAVVPPSQEQLPYLGTSGGASSGKVKAKSKGRSQADPIGITEADLMQIQQTQMQVIQSGFDSVNHNLRLLQQGMQDLSNSLSIMAHTLVAIKNVYVKNNTGPTTYTTASTQTTAGYLSPGSPQVSPTEDRGQLQMAGGSSRSSSCSSSSTSQEPGPSEFPRPPLRTIKKEHPNGCYYFCFADM, from the exons ATGGCCGAGGACTCGCCCAAGCGGCGCAAGGCCAATTTTAACGAGGCGGAGACGGAGGTGCTGATCGAGCAGGTGCTGAAGCACGAGCGGCTGCTGttcgcggcggggccgggccgcgcctCCCCGGGCCAGAAGCGGAAGGTGTGGGAGCTGATCCGGCACAAGGTGAACCCGGTGGCCGCCTGTCCCCGCGACGTGGAGGACCTGAAGAAGCGCTGGCGGGACCTGAAGCGCCGCGACCGTAGCAAGCTGTGCCGCCTGTCTCAGGGCAGCGGgccgccgggccccgccgccgccctcgGCCTCCTTCTGGCCCCCGAGGAGCTGCCGCCCGGCGccgcgcccgcccgccgccaccaccaccaccaccagcacctgCCCCCCCGCGCCTACGGCTCCCTGCTGCACGCCGAGGCCGTGCCCATCGTGGGCGGCATCGACACGCTGGAGCTGCCCGGCGCCGCCGTGGGGGAGATGG GGTTTAATGATGATCCTGGTCCATCTCATCAACCCAGTCTTGAGAAGATGAACCTAAAAGAAGAGATAGTGGTGAAAGTGGTAGAGCCGGAGGAAAGCTCTGAGGACATGGCAGTGGTTCCACCTAGCCAGGAGCAGCTGCCTTATCTGGGGACATCGGGTGGTGCTTCCTCAGGGAAGGTAAAAGCCAAATCAAAAGGCAGATCCCAGGCAGACCCAATCGGAATAACTGAAGCAGACCTAATGCAGATTCAGCAGACCCAGATGCAGGTGATCCAGTCTGGCTTTGACAGTGTCAACCACAACCTCCGGCTACTTCAGCAAGGCATGCAGGATCTGAGTAACAGCCTCAGCATCATGGCGCATACACTTGTTGCTATCAAAAACGTCTatgtgaaaaacaacactgGCCCAACTACGTACACCACCGCCTCTACACAGACCACAGCCGGGTACCTGAGCCCAGGCTCTCCCCAGGTTTCCCCCACTGAGGACAGAGGCCAGCTGCAGATGGctgggggcagcagcaggagcagcagctgcagttccaGCTCTACATCCCAGGAACCAGGTCCTTCAGAGTTCCCCAGGCCCCCCCTGAGAACCATTAAGAAAGAACATCCAAATGGCTGCTACTacttctgctttgcagacatGTAA
- the CDAN1 gene encoding codanin-1 translates to MRGKDARGRRRRPVPRVLTWGGGPAPARARSAPSLPVGIPRRRPAQPGPAVGCAPARRRRPRRPGMAAVLELLLSEEVAVGAVLRWLRRAPGQRPAEDSHIYDKLVSLSLLQKDFVPFLLNFLREQTSQILTNGPSTPAKTPNSKAHKSQRTGPERRAGHATSSRVQLFSQRTSVTSCATDTSFSPAAASSGSSSFSESNLSSPCSDFPSVVSSSSPSFGYSPVLTHSEKRSAQKANLGSFLTAAPEALPARRGRRKGSSSLSASGRQVARDLGRSVAEEEDGKSESASWSGGRRKRSEVPLVTARSLPSQLNLNNLEEFPPMGTASGWTNKSKPSRRINPTPVSAERPLSKPKMCFTSTPVSQSPAARFSAGSSPEAFNIVQEGNQTSVLSSSLQEEREMLKKERCKLLYQASSAGISPDPGTPTKPAYTRSASLPAESHLVTCADPAKVSCKKQLECLAQLYSSCIAENLVPNIFLELFFVLQLLTSKGTSASEEEESDLEVNEGSKDASGRQHFRSVHNCVYFAVQVLDYQYEIISHLEKGTLKFLAENERIACFSPTLHERLKQAYENSTAKVSLLLPCSVQSVSFQPETDNRSNFPSDRAFHIFKKQRDIFYELLREWEDNHEKPGWDFERVLGSKIRAMMAHLSATCNHSHFARLFQKQLTQMCKDPIGGGVSWGDTPDQDVLNMLGPDNLSRLKRLQERFVVPQSIRGPCPPPSFPGCQQFFRDFILSAGSYQFNQHLVDSLCLKILELDGLTLVEHEHSDGETDMDEQDEKKRFTVVLLSLRLLAKFLGFLVFLPYRTVEQPTRDLQDTAVALRNQTLPVLDILKLLRRSIQNQRSVLTIPWIVEFLSLVDHVAPFLDYYRKVFCLLLQIYRLMILSEEKEMSFLNKLLILAVLGWLFQVPSVPEELFFATDVRQEGLVMDTVTSAQALDSVPLVDQQLLYTCCPYLGELRKLLASFVAGSGVKNGGFMRKITPTAAETLAPKTSITQRKLQVELEQAFFHNQPPSLRRTVEFVAERVGSNCVKHIKATLVAELVQRAEVMLQDKVKEEDANHDKLLEEVCSHLYDEGAQALIKGREFCKKKGPEAVRVLLPEETSAAVLSSAEDIAVELATEKACGWLSANIAALIKREVKATFNKMLKVPGLPLPNEDAQELRRDCSPGCLHRAPFPSQIINEIKDVLCVAVGPRDEGEVIDPGWLECLLGRLSQTLRCRKFMCPTSEQQLAKCTVELASLLVSGHVPLSHGIKPPEKSSERLRVKNNPTCDLLKLLLSVWKEDFGTPVPVQLMFSRKNIGYLAEAKQQEWDLFHFILRGLVECDLMKTSEIESCLRSLEELPWPSDFLKALESISGLFLSEHLVEEPRSNPCDLTRQSLATDSGQTRDQVKWTSSSVKQRDCFLVTGSSLNLM, encoded by the exons ATGAGAGGAAAGGACGCGCGCGGCCGGCGCAGGCGCCCCGTGCCCCGCGTGTTGACATGGGGAGGgggcccggccccggcccgcgCCCGCTccgccccctccctccccgTCGGGATTCCCCGCCGCCGGCCCgcccagcccggccccgccgtgGGTTGTGCGCctgctcggcggcggcggccgagGCGCCCGGGAATGGCGGCGGttttggagctgctgctgagcgaGGAGGTGGCGGTGGGCGCCGTGCTGCGGTGGCTGCGGCGCGCGCCGGGGCAGCGCCCGGCCGAG GACAGCCACATCTATGACAAGCTGGTATCACTCAGTTTGCTTCAGAAAGACTTTGTGccttttctgctgaatttcttAAGGGAGCAGACCAGCCAGATACTGACTAATGGACCCTCCACTCCTGCTAAAACTCCCAATTCCAAGGCCCACAAGAGCCAAAGGACGGGACCAGAAAGGAGAGCAGGCCACGCAACTAGCAGCCGAGTGCAGCTCTTTTCCCAAAGGACTTCGGTGACCTCCTGCGCCACAGACACcagcttttctcctgctgctgcatccagcggctcctcttccttttctgagtCAAACCTGTCAAGCCCTTGCAGTGACTTCCCCAGCGTGGTGTCTAGTAGCAGCCCGAGCTTTGGGTACAGCCCTGTGCTCACCCATAGTGAGAAGCGCTCGGCTCAGAAGGCCAACCTGGGGAGCTTCCTCACTGCTGCACCAGAGGCCTTGCCGGCGAGGCGGGGCAGGAGAAAGGGCAGCAGCTCTCTCAGTGCCTCTGGCCGGCAGGTTGCTCGGGATCTGGGGCGTTCTGTGGCTGAAGAGGAAGATGGAAAGAGTGAAAGTGCATCGTGGAGTGGAGGGAGAAGGAAGCGGAGTGAAGTGCCTCTTGTTACTGCTAGATCCCTTCCCAGCCAGCTAAATCTTAACAACCTGGAGGAGTTCCCACCCATGGGTACTGCTTCTGGCTGGACAAA CAAAAGCAAGCCATCAAGGCGGATCAACCCAACTCCTGTGAGTGCTGAACGCCCTCTTTCAAAGCCAAAGATGTGCTTCACTTCAACGCCTGTCAGCCAGTCTCCAGCTGCTCGGTTTTCGGCTGGGTCAAGCCCTGAGGCCTTTAACATTGTGCAGGAGGGAAACCAAACTTCTGTGTTAAGCAGCAGCCTTCAAGAGGAGAGGGAGATGCTGAAAAAAGAACG ATGCAAGTTGCTGTACCAGGCATCTTCTGCAGGGATATCTCCTGATCCTGGGACTCCTACTAAGCCCGCTTACACTCGCAGTGCTAGCCTTCCTGCTGAAAGCCATCTGGTGACCTGCGCAGATCCTGCAAAGGTTTCCTGCAAGAAACAGTTGGAGTGTCTGGCACAGCTCTACTCATCGTGTATAGCAG AAAACCTGGTACCAAATATTTTCCTGgagcttttttttgttctgcaaCTGTTAACATCTAAAGGAACTTCTGcttcagaggaagaagaaagtgaCCTTGAAGTCAATGAAGGAAGTAAAG atGCATCAGGGAGACAGCACTTCCGAAGTGTGCACAACTGTGTTTACTTTGCTGTTCAAGTCTTGGATTATCAATATGA AATTATTTCCCATTTAGAAAAGGGGACGCTGAAGTTCTTGGCTGAAAATGAACGGATTGCATGTTTTTCTCCCACCCTGCACGAGAGACTCAAGCAGGCATATGAAAACAGCACAGCCAAG gtttctctgctgctgccgTGCTCTGTGCAGTCTGTTTCTTTCCAGCCAGAAACTGACAATCGCTCTAACTTTCCCAGTGACAGAGCATTTCAcatatttaagaaacaaag GGATATCTTTTATGAACTGCTGCGTGAATGGGAGGATAACCATGAAAAACCTGGTTGGGACTTTGAAAGAGTTCTGGGCAGCAAGATCAG GGCCATGATGGCTCACCTGTCTGCAACCTGCAACCACAGCCATTTTGCCAGGCTCTTTCAGAAGCAGCTCACCCAG ATGTGTAAAGATCCTATTGGTGGTGGTGTGAGCTGGGGAGACACCCCAGACCAGGATGTCCTTAATATGCTGGGTCCTGATAATCTGAGTCGTCTTAAGAGGCTGCAGGAAAGATTTGTAGTTCCTCAGAGCATCAGGGGACCTTGTCCACCTCCTTCATTCCCAGGGTGCCAGCAGTTCTTCAGGGACTTCATCCTCAGCGCAGGAAG TTACCAGTTCAATCAGCACCTCGTGGATAGCCTGTGTCTGAAGATACTTGAGCTAGATGGCCTTACTCTGGTGGAGCATGAGCACAGTGATGGGGAAACAGATATGGATGAACAG GATGAAAAGAAGCGTTTCACTGTGGTACTGTTAAGCTTGAGACTCCTCGCCAAGTTCCTGGGCTTTCTTGTATTCTTGCCATATCGCACCGTGGAACAACCAACTAGAGACCTGCAAGACACTGCAGTGGCATTGAGGAACCAA ACTTTGCCTGTACTGGACATATTGAAGCTTCTGAGACGATCCATTCAGAATCAGCGTTCTGTCCTCACTATTCCTTGGATTGTGGAGTTCCTTTCCCTTGTGGATCATGTTGCTCCTTTCCTTGATTACTATAGGAAGgtattttgtcttttgctgCAGATATACAG GCTAATGatcctttctgaagaaaaagagatgagtTTCCTGAACAAACTGTTGATCCTTGCAGTTCTGGGATGGCTTTTTCAG GTTCCATCGGTCCCTGAAGAGTTGTTTTTTGCCACGGATGTCAGGCAGGAGGGATTGGTGATGGATACTGTGACATCTGCTCAGGCTTTG GACTCCGTGCCCTTGGTGGATCAGCAGTTACTTTATACCTGCTGCCCCTATCTTg GAGAGCTGCGGAAACTACTTGCCTCTTTTGTGGCTGGTAGTGGAGTAAAAAATGGTGGCTTTATGAGGAAAATCACTCCCACAGCTGCAGAGACCTTGGCACCAAAGACTTCCATTACACAACGGAAGCTGCAG GTAGAGCTGGAACAGGCCTTCTTCCACAACCAGCCTCCCTCTCTGCGGAGAACAGTtgagtttgtggcagagagagTGGGATCCAACTGTGTTAAACACATCAA GGCGACGCTGGTAGCGGAGCTGGTTCAAAGGGCTGAAGTCATGTTGCAGGATAaagtgaaggaggaggatgctAATCATGATAAGCTGCTCGAAGAGGTGTGCAGTCATCTGTATGATGAAGGAGCCCAGGCACTTATCAAAGGCAGAGA attttGCAAGAAGAAAGGTCCTGAGGCAGTAAGGGTCTTATTGCCGGAAGAAACATCTGCAGCA GTTTTGAGTAGTGCAGAAGACATTGCAGTGGAGCTGGCTACTGAGAAGGCCTGTGGCTGGCTTTCTGCCAACATTGCAG caCTGATTAAAAGAGAAGTGAAGGCAACGTTCAACAAAATGCTGAAAGTCCCAGGACTTCCCTTGCCCAATGAGGATGCTCAGGAGCTGAGAAGGGACTGCTCTCCGGGCTGTCTGCACCGTGCACCATTTCCCTCTCAAATAATCAATGAAATTAAG GATGTGCTTTGTGTCGCTGTGGGCCCACGGGATGAAGGGGAAGTGATTGACCCCGGCTGGCTGGAGTGCTTGCTGGGAAGACTGAGTCAGACGCTTAGGTGCAGAAAG ttCATGTGTCCCACATCAGAACAGCAGCTGGCAAAATGCACAGTTGAGTTGGCTTCTTTGCTGG TTTCAGGTCATGTTCCTCTCAGTCATGGGATCAAGCCCCCAGAGAAGAGCTCCGAAAGGCTCCGAGTGAAGAATAATCCCACGTGTGACCTTctgaaactgctgctttctgtctggAAGGAGGACTTTGGGACACCTGTTCCTGTGCAGCTGATGTTCAGCAGGAAGAACATTGGCTATcttgcagaagcaaagcagcaagag TGGGATTTGTTCCATTTCATCCTTCGTGGCCTTGTAGAATGTGACCTAATGAAAACCAGTGAAATAGAGAGTTGCTTGCGTAGCCTTGAAGAGCTCCCTTGGCCCTCA GATTTCTTAAAAGCTCTGGAAAGCATATCTGGTTTATTTCTATCGGAACATCTCGTAGAAGAGCCCAGGAGTAACCCTTGTGACCTGACCAGGCAATCTCTAG CAACAGACAGTGGTCAAACCAGGGATCAAGTCAAGTGGACAAGTAGCTCTGTGAAGCAGAGGGATTGCTTCCTGGTGACTGGCTCATCTCTGAACTTAATGTGA